AAAACTAATGAATCGCTTTCCTTTGATTTCTGTGGGTTGGTTAAACCATCAAACCCCCTTAATTAAATGGACTCAACCAAATGCGGAATTAGCCGGTAGAAACTTGATCGAATTGGGTGCTAAGGCTTTGGTATTTATGCCCATCGGTTTTGCCACGGAAAATCATGAGACTTTATTAGATGTAGAGCATATTATTGGTACTTTACAGAAAAAGTATCCTCAAGTCAATTATTTGCAGATGGAATGCGTTAACGATAATAAAGAGTTTTGCCAAATGGCAGCTGATTGGGCAACTCCTCAAATTGAGGATTTATTAAATGAAGAAGGGGTAACTGTTAATCCTAGTCTGGCTACTGCAACTCCCATTCATCATCATAGCCATGATCATGACCACGATCATCATCATCATCATTAATTCTTAAGGTTAAATGGTTAAGTGTTAGGTCGATATATGTCTGTGAAGTAGGAATCACCCATCATAATCTCTGATTTGATGGTGTGAGTGTCAAATAAGTTATCTGATTATAATTTCCATATTATTTATCATATACAAAAGTTTCTGAGTAATTTTTGTGATTTTAATGATTAAATTTTTTCAAATCAATCAGCTACTTTTTATTCGGTGTAGTAACAACAATTCACAAATAATGACAATTAATTTGGTACCGTAATATGGAGCATAGGGGAATCGAACCCCTCACCTCTGCGGTGCGATCGCAGCACTCTACCAAATGAGCTAATGCCCCTCAGCATCATAGTATAACAACAAAAGCAGGGGTTTTTCATTATTGGCAAGAAGAAATAAAAACGATTTAACATCCCTTTAGACATCATTGGAATAATGTGTAAATTATTTATAGAAGCTATCTGGTAGAAAAGGCAAAGGTAAATTTAAGAATAAAACACTTTTAATCACAAAAAGTCTCTTATTCTGTAAATATTATGACTATTCCTCATTTCCCATCAATACTAAAAATCATAGCTCAGTTTACCGACGTTCAAAATAATTTATGATTTTTACTTGATTGTCAATCATAATAATGGGAGAATCAGACTAAAAAGAAAAGATGATGGATAAATTACAACTGTGGCAACGCTACCAAGACTGGCTTTATTATCACGAAGGATTAGAAATCTATGTTGATGTAAGTCGTATGGGTTTTGATGATGAATTTTATCAATCCCTCCAGCCTAAATTTCAAGATGCCTTTGAAGCGGTAGCAAAATTAGAGCAAGGTGCTATTGCTAACCCTGACGAAAAAAGAATGGTAGGGCATTATTGGCTACGCAATCCTGACATTGCCCCCAATCAAGAGATTAAAAACAGTATCATCGACAGCATCACAAAAATTAAAGGATTTGCCTCTAACATCCACAATGGCGCCCTCCGAACCCCTCAAGGGTTAAAATTTACCGATATTCTCTCTGTGGGCATTGGTGGCTCTGCTTTAGGTCCTCAATTTGTTTCTTCTGCTTTAACGGCGATTAATCCACCATTACAACTTCACTTCATTGATAATACTGATCCGGCTGGAATTGATCGCACTTTAGGTAAAATTAAAGACCGTCTTCATACTACCCTAGTGTTAGTGGTGAGTAAATCTGGGGGTACACCAGAAACCCGTAATGGGATGTTAGAAGTAAAAGAGGCTTATACTCAGCAAGGATTGAATTTCCCTGATTATGCGGTGGCTATCACTATGATGGATGATAGTAGTAAATTATATAGCGTTGTGCAGGAAGAAAAATGGCTGGAATGTTTTGCCATGTTTGACTGGGTGGGAGGGCGCACTTCGGAGTTATCCGCAGTGGGTTTACTACCGGCAGCGCTGGAAGGTATTGATATTGAAGCTATGTTGGAGGGCGCTAGACAAATGGATATTGCCACCCGCAACAGGGAGATTAAACAAAACCCGGCGGCACTTCTAGCCCTTGCTTGGTATTATGCTGGTAATGGTAAGGGAGAAAAAGATATGGTAGTTTTACCTTATAAAGATAGTCTTTTATTATTTAGCCGTTATCTTCAGCAGTTGGTGATGGAGTCTTTGGGTAAAGAGAAAGATTTGGATGGTAATACAGTTTATCAAGGTATTGCTGTTTATGGTAACAAAGGCTCAACGGATCAACACGCCTATGTGCAACAGTTACGGGAAGGGGTAGCTAACTTTTTTGTTACTTTCATTGAAGTTTTGAAAGACAGAGAGGGATATTCCCCTATTTTAGAACCTCATACCACTAGCGGTGATTATCTTTCTGGTTTGTTGCAAGGAACTCGTCAGGCGCTTTATGATAATGGTCGAGATTCTGTGACTGTGACTATTCCCCAAGTTAATCCTGAAATGGTAGGGGCGCTGATCGCTCTTTATGAACGAGCAGTAAGTATTTATGCTTATCTAATTAATGTTAATGCCTATCATCAGCCGGGGGTAGAAGCAGGGAAAAAAGCGGCGGCGTCTATTCTTGCTTTACAAACGAAAGTTTTAGAAGTTTTGGCGCAAACTTCTCAACCTTTAACGGTGACTGAAATTGCTCAGAAGGTTGATGCTAATGAGATTGAGGCAATTTATAAAATTTTACGTCATCTGGAGGCAAACGGGCGCTATGTTAGCTTAACAGGTATTCCTACTTTCCCAGCGCACCTCACCGTTACCAAAATTTGATCAAAAGGGCAAGGGTTGTATGAATTATGAGTTATGAATTATGAATTATAATCTTTCTCTGCTTCCCTTTCCTCCTCTGCTTCCCTTTCTACCTCCCTTTTTCCTAAGATGATTAATTTACAGCAAATACTTAGCAACATTGACTTACAAGCTGATTGGATTGGCTTGAGATACATTAGCGAAAAATCACGAAAACATTATTTTCGCAACGCACAACCCCAAAGTCACCAGAAAAAAATCAATCAGGGCATCATGGTAGAAGTGTTAGCAGAAGGTAACATCGGCTACTGCGCCACCAATCGCCTTGATTTTATCGGCATTCAAGAAGCTTCAAAAAATGCCTTAGCACAGGCACTCAGCGCCCGTCAGCGAGGTATTTTCCCCTTTACTACGGCAATGCGCCCTCCAAATCAAGGTAAATATCAATCCAGCGCCCCTCGCACCTTATTAAATCCTACAGAAATTGACGATTTTTTGAAGGAAATTTGTCTTCACCTCAAAATTAACGAAAACATCGTTCAAACCCACGCCATGGCTCAAATAAGCGATGTAGAACAACATTTTATAAGTAGTAATGGGGCTGATATTTACCAACAATTTAACTATATCGTCAGTGATTATAGTGCCGTAGGTATGGCAGGGAATATCATTCAAAAACGCAGTGATCATGGGATGTTAGCGAGGAGTTATCAGGGTAGTGAAGACTTTTTCGATGTTGAGAGTACCTTAAACCGAGCGCAAAATATCGGGCGACAG
The nucleotide sequence above comes from Cyanobacterium sp. T60_A2020_053. Encoded proteins:
- a CDS encoding glucose-6-phosphate isomerase, giving the protein MDKLQLWQRYQDWLYYHEGLEIYVDVSRMGFDDEFYQSLQPKFQDAFEAVAKLEQGAIANPDEKRMVGHYWLRNPDIAPNQEIKNSIIDSITKIKGFASNIHNGALRTPQGLKFTDILSVGIGGSALGPQFVSSALTAINPPLQLHFIDNTDPAGIDRTLGKIKDRLHTTLVLVVSKSGGTPETRNGMLEVKEAYTQQGLNFPDYAVAITMMDDSSKLYSVVQEEKWLECFAMFDWVGGRTSELSAVGLLPAALEGIDIEAMLEGARQMDIATRNREIKQNPAALLALAWYYAGNGKGEKDMVVLPYKDSLLLFSRYLQQLVMESLGKEKDLDGNTVYQGIAVYGNKGSTDQHAYVQQLREGVANFFVTFIEVLKDREGYSPILEPHTTSGDYLSGLLQGTRQALYDNGRDSVTVTIPQVNPEMVGALIALYERAVSIYAYLINVNAYHQPGVEAGKKAAASILALQTKVLEVLAQTSQPLTVTEIAQKVDANEIEAIYKILRHLEANGRYVSLTGIPTFPAHLTVTKI